A single region of the Corallococcus macrosporus genome encodes:
- a CDS encoding Glu/Leu/Phe/Val dehydrogenase dimerization domain-containing protein gives MASEETFMRAPAPTPKRTIYTEAMEIFHFAADLIGLDKRVRLELEEPDYEHIFYVTAKLKDRLVPLLPEEAKSFADLPVTQVRNPEGLERLANGNLILNGRALLGSDVAIRHGHLRLPDGHVYQLVPGESQRFKAYRVQHNQARGPYKGGLRYHREVSLDLFKALAAEMTWKTAIAEVPFGGGKGGIQLDPREYGREELEAITLRFMYRLKSLIGPNIDIPAPDVGTNPEIMALLYRQFSDGERERHNLRGIVTGKDVRIGGSEGRGKATGQGVAFCIEDYYADRGESVKGKTFVLQGFGNVGSHAAMILANMGARLLAVNDADGSIFNGDGIDVNALAAYVADPKNLKRSVVGFPGAQRIEKKDLWDVQADILVPAALGGEITADVAERLKVKLIAEGANGPTTPEADRVLQKRGIELIPDIIANAGGVTVSYYEWIQNKRMERWSEAEVDQRLERAMKRNYRIIRDISRNQPRKTEMHDSRPYCIGKTVDSRCAAMILALKRIEAHYLLEGFSQ, from the coding sequence ATGGCCAGCGAAGAGACTTTCATGCGCGCCCCGGCCCCTACGCCCAAGCGCACCATCTACACGGAGGCGATGGAGATCTTCCACTTCGCGGCGGATCTCATCGGCCTGGACAAGCGGGTGCGTCTGGAGCTCGAAGAGCCCGACTACGAGCACATCTTCTACGTCACCGCGAAGCTCAAGGACCGCCTGGTCCCGCTCCTGCCGGAGGAGGCCAAGTCCTTCGCGGACCTGCCCGTCACCCAGGTGCGCAACCCCGAAGGCCTGGAGCGCCTGGCCAACGGCAACCTGATCCTCAACGGCCGCGCCCTGCTGGGCTCCGACGTCGCCATCCGCCACGGCCACCTGCGCCTGCCGGACGGTCACGTCTACCAGCTGGTCCCCGGTGAGTCGCAGCGCTTCAAGGCCTACCGCGTCCAGCACAACCAGGCCCGTGGCCCCTACAAGGGCGGCCTGCGCTACCACCGCGAAGTGTCCCTGGACCTCTTCAAGGCCCTGGCCGCGGAGATGACCTGGAAGACGGCCATCGCCGAGGTTCCGTTCGGCGGCGGCAAGGGCGGCATCCAGCTGGACCCGCGCGAGTACGGCCGCGAGGAGCTGGAGGCCATCACCCTGCGCTTCATGTACCGGCTCAAGAGCCTCATCGGGCCGAACATCGACATCCCGGCGCCGGACGTGGGCACGAACCCGGAGATCATGGCGCTGCTCTACCGCCAGTTCTCCGACGGTGAGCGCGAGCGCCACAACCTGCGCGGCATCGTCACCGGCAAGGACGTGCGCATCGGTGGTTCGGAAGGCCGCGGCAAGGCCACCGGCCAGGGCGTCGCGTTCTGCATCGAGGACTACTACGCCGACCGCGGCGAGTCCGTGAAGGGCAAGACCTTCGTCCTCCAGGGCTTCGGCAACGTGGGCAGCCACGCCGCCATGATCCTGGCGAACATGGGCGCGCGCCTGCTGGCGGTGAACGACGCCGACGGCTCCATCTTCAACGGCGACGGCATCGACGTGAACGCGCTGGCCGCCTACGTGGCGGACCCGAAGAACCTCAAGCGCTCCGTCGTGGGCTTCCCGGGCGCCCAGCGCATCGAGAAGAAGGACCTGTGGGACGTCCAGGCGGACATCCTCGTGCCGGCGGCGCTCGGCGGTGAGATCACCGCGGACGTCGCGGAGCGCCTCAAGGTCAAGCTCATCGCGGAGGGCGCCAACGGCCCCACCACCCCGGAGGCCGACCGCGTCCTGCAGAAGCGCGGCATCGAGCTCATCCCGGACATCATCGCCAACGCGGGCGGCGTGACGGTGTCCTACTACGAGTGGATCCAGAACAAGCGCATGGAGCGCTGGAGCGAGGCGGAAGTCGATCAGCGCCTCGAGCGCGCCATGAAGCGCAACTACCGCATCATCCGGGACATCTCGCGCAACCAGCCGCGCAAGACGGAGATGCACGACAGCCGCCCGTACTGCATCGGGAAGACGGTGGACAGCCGCTGCGCCGCGATGATCCTCGCGCTCAAGCGCATCGAAGCCCACTACCTGCTGGAAGGCTTCTCGCAGTAA
- a CDS encoding PilZ domain-containing protein → MNTQPQERRSHLRFDKIFTVYLSTQDGMMRGIGRNISARGMFIEVRDSLGLGEKLKVTFAGEDGTEMTCLCEVRYQVALAFGRKDGRPGNSRGVGLRIVAYETMDDAPLLLVDRERVMH, encoded by the coding sequence ATGAACACGCAGCCCCAGGAACGCCGCTCCCACCTGCGCTTCGACAAGATCTTCACCGTGTACCTGTCCACGCAGGACGGGATGATGCGGGGCATTGGCCGCAACATCAGCGCGCGGGGCATGTTCATCGAGGTGCGCGACTCGCTGGGGCTGGGCGAGAAGCTGAAGGTGACGTTCGCGGGCGAGGACGGCACGGAGATGACGTGCCTGTGCGAGGTCCGCTACCAGGTGGCGCTGGCCTTCGGCCGCAAGGACGGGCGGCCCGGCAACAGCCGCGGGGTGGGCCTGCGCATCGTGGCCTACGAGACCATGGATGACGCGCCGCTGCTCTTGGTGGACCGCGAGCGGGTGATGCACTGA
- a CDS encoding DUF6066 family protein: protein MNRFLAAAFALLVPTLALADVDSRFAKLRDESEPLGGLGAFLEKYVGECDGALVDPQCKQQAEAFRKKYTGKRLYMIITEDDAGMLSPGDFNPGTNEYTINITPFFAGGKYGLSHGTPKKTDAQGNPVMNYLVVSGTAPDMWNGGTFNRMFMARGVRAQVVFTPQSVWTLPKKGGGKNYGVNARIEAILVTEGRTGNQLGLWLNGKDAAAK, encoded by the coding sequence GTGAATCGCTTCCTGGCCGCCGCCTTTGCCCTCCTTGTGCCCACGCTCGCCCTGGCCGACGTGGACTCGCGCTTCGCGAAGCTGCGTGACGAGTCCGAGCCCCTGGGCGGCCTGGGGGCCTTCCTGGAGAAGTACGTGGGCGAGTGTGACGGGGCGCTCGTGGATCCGCAGTGCAAGCAGCAGGCGGAGGCCTTCCGCAAGAAGTACACGGGCAAGCGCCTCTACATGATCATCACCGAGGACGACGCGGGCATGCTGTCCCCGGGCGACTTCAACCCCGGCACCAACGAGTACACCATCAACATCACGCCCTTCTTCGCGGGCGGGAAGTACGGGCTGTCCCACGGCACGCCGAAGAAGACGGACGCGCAGGGCAACCCGGTGATGAACTACCTCGTGGTGAGTGGCACGGCGCCGGACATGTGGAACGGCGGCACGTTCAACCGCATGTTCATGGCCCGGGGCGTGCGCGCGCAGGTCGTCTTCACGCCGCAGTCGGTGTGGACGCTGCCCAAGAAGGGCGGCGGCAAGAACTACGGCGTCAACGCCCGCATCGAGGCCATCCTCGTCACCGAGGGCCGCACCGGCAACCAGCTGGGACTGTGGCTCAACGGCAAGGACGCGGCCGCGAAGTAG
- a CDS encoding trypsin-like peptidase domain-containing protein yields the protein MARRVSCRPVSVRLLSVLLVVALAPVAGAAEDPLTPWLQARVREHIAYFAAPPPEATDAPAIAGVSSLWRERPAGYSGLPRFTPPTSLAPLIRAVEAGVVNITTVGPGAVAGAVKRSTGSGFVLTPDGLVVTNNHVVANAQGPAVYPSGSGITPGKDGPREVPVQQVSVRLADGREFPAEVVGRDASTDVALLRLNGAGLGTLPAVYLGDSDALEVGDWVVAIGNPFGLDHSVAHGMISAKERVLGVGQFDDFIQTDALINPGNSGGPLFNMKGEVIGVNTAIISEGQGIGFAVPINLVKDLLPNLRENGKLERGWLGVVINEDGADATATAPVVKDVYRGSPAAQAHIRPGDRLVAVNGRPIGSYLQLLRKVALLAPGTEAKLTLLRDGGTQEVSVRLVARPAQEATEGLSSRGGSSANDLGLVLRDLTPEVAAPLGYESFLGALVSGVVPRSPAEQAGLLAGDVVMEVNRRRVKDAAGVKAALERGSAGASILLRVQRGDALQYIAIAR from the coding sequence ATGGCCCGCCGTGTAAGCTGCCGCCCCGTGTCCGTCCGACTGCTCAGCGTCCTTCTCGTGGTGGCGCTCGCCCCGGTGGCGGGAGCCGCCGAGGATCCGCTCACGCCCTGGCTCCAGGCCCGGGTGCGCGAGCACATCGCGTACTTCGCCGCGCCTCCTCCCGAGGCGACGGATGCTCCGGCCATCGCGGGCGTGTCCTCGCTCTGGCGCGAGCGCCCCGCGGGCTACTCGGGCCTGCCGCGCTTCACGCCCCCCACGTCGCTGGCGCCGCTGATCCGCGCGGTGGAGGCGGGCGTGGTGAACATCACCACGGTGGGGCCCGGCGCGGTGGCGGGCGCGGTGAAGCGCTCCACCGGCTCCGGCTTCGTGCTGACGCCTGACGGGCTGGTCGTCACCAACAACCACGTCGTCGCCAACGCGCAGGGCCCGGCGGTGTACCCGTCCGGCTCCGGCATCACGCCCGGCAAGGACGGCCCCCGCGAGGTGCCGGTGCAGCAGGTGTCCGTGCGGCTGGCGGACGGCCGCGAGTTCCCCGCCGAGGTGGTGGGCCGCGACGCGTCCACGGACGTGGCGCTCCTGCGGCTCAACGGCGCCGGGCTGGGGACGCTGCCGGCGGTCTACCTGGGCGACTCCGACGCGCTGGAGGTGGGGGACTGGGTGGTGGCCATCGGCAACCCGTTCGGCCTGGACCACTCGGTGGCGCACGGCATGATCTCCGCGAAGGAGCGCGTGCTGGGCGTGGGCCAGTTCGACGACTTCATCCAGACGGACGCGCTCATCAACCCGGGCAACTCCGGCGGCCCCCTCTTCAACATGAAGGGCGAAGTGATTGGCGTGAACACCGCCATCATCAGCGAAGGGCAGGGCATCGGCTTCGCGGTGCCCATCAACCTGGTGAAGGACCTGCTGCCCAACCTGCGGGAGAACGGGAAGCTGGAGCGCGGCTGGCTGGGCGTCGTCATCAACGAGGACGGCGCGGACGCCACCGCCACGGCCCCCGTGGTGAAGGACGTCTACCGCGGCAGCCCCGCCGCCCAGGCGCACATCCGTCCCGGGGACCGGCTGGTGGCGGTGAATGGCCGGCCCATCGGCAGCTACCTCCAACTGCTGCGCAAGGTGGCGCTCCTGGCGCCGGGCACGGAGGCGAAGCTGACGCTGCTGCGCGACGGCGGCACCCAGGAGGTGTCGGTGCGGCTCGTGGCCCGGCCCGCGCAGGAGGCCACCGAGGGGCTCTCCAGCCGGGGCGGCAGCTCCGCGAACGACCTGGGGCTGGTGCTGCGGGATTTGACGCCGGAGGTGGCGGCGCCCCTGGGCTACGAGTCCTTCCTGGGCGCGCTCGTGTCCGGCGTGGTGCCGCGCAGCCCGGCGGAGCAGGCCGGACTGCTCGCGGGCGACGTCGTCATGGAGGTGAACCGCCGCCGCGTGAAGGATGCCGCCGGGGTGAAGGCCGCCCTGGAGCGGGGCAGCGCCGGGGCCAGCATCCTCCTGCGCGTGCAGCGGGGCGACGCGCTCCAGTACATCGCCATCGCCCGCTGA
- a CDS encoding nucleotide exchange factor GrpE, translating into MDGNPRSDETPETQASAEREAEGASSDTQAEAAQDGEVARLQSELEAARRRVNELARGLQDLTKDREEFKQRITRERERMLDVERGNVARTLLEAIDELDLVLANSQQDQSPLVQGVRMIRDSLLSKAQATGIERLQVVGRPYDPNLAEAADMEVTPVQDDDQKVVAEFRAGYRLKDRIIRPARVKVARYVAPAQA; encoded by the coding sequence ATGGACGGCAATCCCCGCAGCGACGAGACCCCGGAGACGCAGGCTTCCGCCGAACGTGAGGCGGAGGGCGCGTCCTCCGACACGCAGGCCGAGGCCGCCCAGGATGGCGAGGTGGCGCGGCTCCAGTCGGAGCTGGAGGCGGCGCGCCGCCGGGTGAACGAGCTGGCCCGGGGGCTCCAGGACCTGACCAAGGACCGCGAGGAGTTCAAGCAGCGCATCACCCGCGAGCGCGAGCGGATGCTCGACGTGGAGCGCGGCAACGTGGCCCGCACGCTGCTGGAGGCCATCGACGAGCTGGACCTGGTGCTGGCCAACAGCCAGCAGGACCAGTCTCCCCTGGTGCAGGGCGTGCGGATGATCCGCGACAGCCTGCTGTCCAAGGCCCAGGCCACCGGCATCGAGCGCCTCCAGGTGGTGGGGCGCCCGTATGATCCGAACCTCGCCGAGGCGGCCGACATGGAGGTCACACCCGTACAGGACGACGACCAGAAGGTGGTCGCCGAGTTCCGCGCGGGCTACCGCCTGAAGGACCGCATCATCCGCCCCGCCCGGGTGAAGGTGGCCCGGTACGTGGCCCCGGCCCAGGCCTGA
- a CDS encoding RNA polymerase sigma factor region1.1 domain-containing protein, with protein MENRIGKSYVARKALFAKGLKDGRLTVQEIEEALPPGTLTAAERWLLYYSLRAAQVEIIDEVTGQVDHGFMAEAPPQAPSNH; from the coding sequence GTGGAGAACCGGATCGGAAAGAGCTACGTCGCGCGGAAAGCATTGTTCGCCAAGGGCCTGAAGGACGGCCGGCTCACGGTGCAGGAGATCGAGGAGGCGCTGCCCCCGGGGACGCTGACGGCCGCCGAGCGGTGGCTCCTCTACTACTCCCTTCGTGCCGCCCAGGTGGAGATCATCGACGAGGTGACGGGGCAGGTGGACCACGGCTTCATGGCGGAAGCGCCGCCCCAGGCTCCGTCGAACCACTAG
- the ftsH gene encoding ATP-dependent zinc metalloprotease FtsH, with product MKPQDLPPGMGPRGKKSDKPTPTKGGFKFGSPLGYILLLVLGFLLFRNVFQDAGVRRVSYSQLRDAVENNQFSRVQISNEWVKGFLKDNAQPPPGERGTLRSEPSALPWMAYRVPGDEGLVPLLEQKGIQFEAVPQSSFSEVLWIWLIPMGLLILFWSFMMRRMSGGMGQGPQSVMSFGKTRAKVQAEADTGVGFKDVAGVDEAVDELREIVEFLKTPEKFRRLGGRIPKGVLLVGPPGTGKTLLARAVAGEAGVPFFNLSGSEFVEMFVGVGAARVRDLFAQATAKAPCIIFIDELDAIGKSRNSGVAGGHDEREQTLNQLLAEMDGFDSRAGLIILAATNRPEILDSALMRPGRFDRQVLVDRPDKRGRERVLEIHAKGVKLAADVDLKQLASRTPGFAGADLANVVNEAALLAARKNRDAVMRADFDEAIERVVAGLEKKNRRMNEREKEIVAHHEAGHAVVGWMLPYAERVTKVSIIPRGLAALGYTMSLPLEDRYLMSFDELRDKMAGMMGGRAAEEIFIGEVSTGASNDIKQATEIAKMMVRDYGMSTLGPVALSGEQGPGFLRSAGMPESRSYSEQTARMIDEEVRKMVSEALDRAREVLHTNRDKVEALAARLLATEVIEEEAMIAILGPKVLAQRGLLHPEARTVISAHPVGGTETEPVVPPTQHAEGKLDS from the coding sequence ATGAAGCCACAGGACCTGCCGCCGGGGATGGGCCCGCGCGGAAAGAAGAGCGACAAGCCAACACCCACGAAAGGTGGGTTCAAGTTCGGCTCACCACTGGGCTACATCCTCCTGCTCGTCCTGGGGTTCCTGCTGTTCCGGAACGTGTTTCAGGACGCGGGCGTGCGCCGGGTGTCGTACAGCCAACTGCGCGACGCGGTGGAGAACAATCAGTTCAGCCGCGTCCAGATTTCCAATGAGTGGGTGAAGGGTTTCCTCAAGGACAATGCCCAGCCGCCTCCGGGCGAGCGCGGCACCCTGCGCAGCGAGCCCAGCGCCCTGCCGTGGATGGCCTACCGCGTCCCCGGTGACGAGGGCCTGGTGCCGCTGCTGGAGCAGAAGGGCATCCAGTTCGAGGCCGTCCCCCAGTCGAGTTTCAGCGAAGTGTTGTGGATCTGGCTCATCCCGATGGGCCTCCTCATCCTCTTCTGGAGCTTCATGATGCGCCGGATGTCCGGCGGCATGGGCCAGGGCCCGCAGAGCGTCATGTCCTTTGGCAAGACGCGCGCGAAGGTGCAGGCGGAAGCCGACACCGGCGTGGGCTTCAAGGACGTGGCCGGCGTGGACGAGGCCGTGGACGAGCTTCGCGAAATCGTCGAGTTCCTCAAGACGCCGGAGAAGTTCCGCCGTCTGGGTGGCCGCATCCCCAAGGGCGTGCTGCTCGTGGGCCCTCCGGGCACGGGCAAGACGCTGCTGGCGCGGGCCGTGGCGGGTGAAGCGGGCGTGCCCTTCTTCAACCTCTCCGGCTCCGAGTTCGTGGAGATGTTCGTGGGCGTCGGCGCGGCCCGTGTCCGCGACCTCTTCGCCCAGGCCACCGCGAAGGCGCCGTGCATCATCTTCATCGATGAGCTGGACGCCATCGGCAAGAGCCGCAACTCGGGCGTGGCCGGCGGCCATGACGAGCGTGAGCAGACGCTCAACCAGCTGCTCGCGGAGATGGACGGCTTCGACAGCCGCGCGGGCCTCATCATCCTGGCGGCGACGAACCGTCCGGAGATTTTGGACAGCGCGCTGATGCGCCCGGGCCGCTTCGACCGGCAGGTGCTGGTGGACCGTCCGGACAAGCGCGGCCGCGAGCGCGTGCTGGAGATCCACGCCAAGGGCGTGAAGCTGGCCGCGGACGTGGACCTGAAGCAGCTGGCCTCCCGCACCCCGGGCTTCGCCGGCGCGGACCTGGCCAACGTCGTGAACGAGGCGGCGCTGCTGGCCGCTCGCAAGAACCGCGACGCGGTGATGCGGGCGGACTTCGACGAGGCCATCGAGCGTGTCGTCGCGGGTCTGGAGAAGAAGAACCGCCGCATGAACGAGCGCGAGAAGGAGATCGTCGCGCACCACGAGGCGGGCCACGCGGTGGTGGGCTGGATGCTGCCCTACGCGGAGCGGGTGACGAAGGTGTCCATCATCCCGCGCGGCCTGGCGGCGCTGGGCTACACCATGTCGCTGCCGCTGGAGGACCGCTACCTCATGTCCTTCGACGAGCTGCGCGACAAGATGGCCGGCATGATGGGCGGCCGCGCGGCGGAGGAGATCTTCATCGGCGAGGTGTCCACCGGCGCGTCCAACGACATCAAGCAGGCGACGGAGATCGCCAAGATGATGGTCCGCGACTACGGCATGAGCACGCTGGGTCCGGTGGCGCTGAGCGGTGAGCAGGGACCGGGCTTCCTCAGGTCCGCGGGCATGCCGGAGTCGCGCAGCTACTCCGAGCAGACGGCGCGGATGATTGACGAGGAGGTCCGCAAGATGGTCTCCGAGGCGCTCGACCGCGCCCGGGAGGTCCTGCACACGAACCGCGACAAGGTGGAGGCCCTGGCGGCGCGGCTGCTGGCGACGGAGGTCATCGAGGAGGAAGCGATGATCGCCATCCTGGGGCCCAAGGTCCTGGCGCAGCGCGGTCTGCTCCACCCCGAGGCGCGCACGGTCATCTCCGCGCACCCCGTGGGCGGCACGGAGACCGAGCCGGTCGTCCCGCCGACGCAGCACGCGGAAGGCAAGCTCGACTCATGA
- a CDS encoding (deoxy)nucleoside triphosphate pyrophosphohydrolase: MTRRHVRVVGAMLQNEMGRYLITQRPPSASLPLLWEFPGGRVEEGEHDAVALARELQEEMGVRIEVLEQVMHTHHEYPTYDIDFRVFRCRLSQPDAEIHHLRVHDHRWVALEEMGQYRFPDADAKTLARLLDLDH; this comes from the coding sequence ATGACCCGTCGTCACGTGCGCGTCGTCGGCGCGATGCTCCAGAACGAGATGGGTCGCTACCTCATCACCCAGCGTCCTCCGTCCGCGTCGCTGCCCCTGCTGTGGGAGTTCCCGGGCGGCCGGGTGGAGGAGGGGGAGCACGACGCGGTGGCGCTCGCCCGCGAGCTCCAGGAGGAGATGGGGGTCCGCATCGAGGTGCTCGAGCAGGTCATGCACACGCACCACGAGTACCCGACCTACGACATCGACTTCCGCGTGTTCCGCTGCCGCCTGAGCCAGCCGGACGCGGAGATCCACCACCTGCGCGTGCATGACCACCGCTGGGTGGCCCTGGAGGAGATGGGCCAGTACCGCTTCCCCGACGCGGACGCGAAGACGCTGGCCCGGCTGCTGGACCTGGACCACTGA
- a CDS encoding helix-turn-helix domain-containing protein produces the protein MTQSRRERAEALGAALKAARQQAGLSMEEVAEHLELGVEVLARVERGVMVPTIPTLSRLCALMKLDPDSLPDLPELSD, from the coding sequence ATGACACAGAGTCGGAGAGAGCGGGCCGAAGCGCTTGGCGCCGCGCTGAAGGCAGCGCGGCAGCAGGCGGGGCTCTCCATGGAGGAAGTCGCCGAGCATCTGGAACTGGGCGTGGAAGTCCTGGCCCGCGTCGAGCGAGGGGTGATGGTGCCGACCATCCCCACGCTGAGCCGGCTGTGCGCCCTGATGAAGCTGGACCCGGACAGCCTGCCGGACCTCCCGGAGCTGAGTGACTGA
- a CDS encoding MaoC family dehydratase, with protein MSAPILDLHALPSMPATLLRAAVPFGKSRNRATLPDLTLRAHGCRASPVLLERYRTACGFDADGFLPLTYPQVLATPLHLSLLGLPDFPYSAVGIVHVRNHLRQHRRVPDTTALTVACRFDGQREVPAGHEFDIQTRVEAQDTGELLWEAVSTMLRRGPARKDKDGARKAPPPEDPRFASSRPASWSIPADTGRRYARASGDFNPIHLTAVTAKPFGFPRAIAHGMWTLARCVAELGEAGHADALGLECDFKKPLFLPSRVTFQTARESAGVAFRVLSEEGKPHLVGRLG; from the coding sequence ATGTCCGCCCCCATCCTCGACCTGCACGCGCTCCCGTCGATGCCCGCCACGCTTCTGCGCGCGGCCGTTCCCTTCGGGAAGTCGCGGAACCGCGCCACGCTGCCGGACCTGACGCTGCGGGCGCACGGATGCCGTGCTTCGCCCGTGCTGCTGGAGCGCTACCGCACCGCGTGCGGCTTCGATGCCGATGGCTTCCTGCCGCTCACGTACCCGCAGGTGCTCGCGACGCCGCTGCACCTGAGCCTGCTGGGCCTGCCCGACTTCCCTTACTCCGCCGTGGGCATCGTGCACGTGCGCAACCACCTGCGGCAGCACCGCCGCGTGCCGGACACCACCGCGCTCACCGTGGCCTGCCGCTTCGACGGCCAGCGCGAAGTCCCCGCCGGCCATGAGTTCGACATCCAGACGCGCGTGGAGGCCCAGGACACCGGCGAGCTGCTCTGGGAGGCCGTCAGCACCATGCTGCGCCGCGGTCCCGCCCGGAAGGACAAGGACGGCGCTCGCAAGGCCCCGCCTCCCGAGGACCCTCGCTTCGCGTCCAGCCGGCCCGCGTCCTGGAGCATCCCCGCCGACACCGGACGCCGCTACGCGCGGGCCTCCGGCGACTTCAATCCCATCCACCTCACCGCCGTCACCGCGAAGCCCTTCGGCTTCCCGCGCGCCATCGCGCACGGCATGTGGACGCTCGCGAGGTGCGTGGCGGAGCTGGGGGAGGCGGGCCACGCGGACGCGCTGGGCCTGGAGTGCGACTTCAAGAAGCCCCTCTTCCTGCCCTCCCGGGTGACGTTCCAGACGGCTCGCGAGTCCGCGGGCGTGGCGTTCCGGGTGCTGTCGGAAGAGGGAAAGCCGCACCTCGTGGGGCGGCTGGGCTGA
- a CDS encoding sigma-54 interaction domain-containing protein, translating into MNLSNEESAVSRFHCELKLEQKGAHARAPDERPRTYVDGLRWRQSRARGRGGATGTHPPARHEARDAVAPLPLEPEAVPVRATFGDLVATSAATRASFERMACAAACNATVLLEGETGTGKSRAAHAIHRAGARANAPFLVVDCGALPANLLESELFGHEKGAFTGAIQRRVGAFEEADGGTIFLDEIGELPAELQPKLLRVLENREIRRLGSNTYQPVNVRVIAATHRDLRQEVQAGRFRADLYFRLAVVGIPIPSLRERTEDIPLIVERILAGLGATPEQLEKLTTPDFLARLQRAAWPGNVRELRNHLERCLVFQDALPPTTPDGVNPLTPAVPRAVDPSLTYAESRRRALENFERDYVEALLKLHGGKVSQAAAAADMDRVYLYRLLRRHGLKS; encoded by the coding sequence ATGAACCTGTCGAACGAGGAGTCCGCCGTGTCGCGTTTCCACTGCGAGCTGAAGCTGGAGCAGAAGGGGGCGCACGCGCGGGCCCCGGATGAGCGTCCCAGGACGTACGTGGACGGGCTCCGGTGGCGTCAATCGAGGGCCCGGGGGCGGGGGGGAGCCACGGGCACGCATCCTCCCGCGCGCCACGAAGCGAGGGACGCGGTGGCGCCGCTCCCGCTGGAGCCGGAGGCCGTGCCGGTGCGGGCGACCTTCGGAGACCTGGTGGCCACCTCCGCCGCGACGCGCGCCAGCTTCGAGCGCATGGCGTGCGCGGCGGCATGCAACGCCACGGTGTTGCTGGAAGGGGAGACGGGCACCGGAAAGAGCCGAGCGGCACACGCCATCCACCGCGCCGGAGCCCGCGCGAACGCGCCCTTCCTCGTCGTGGACTGCGGAGCGCTCCCGGCCAACCTGCTGGAGAGCGAGCTGTTCGGCCACGAGAAGGGGGCCTTCACCGGCGCCATCCAGCGCCGCGTGGGCGCCTTCGAAGAAGCCGACGGCGGCACCATCTTCCTGGACGAGATTGGCGAGCTGCCCGCCGAGCTCCAGCCGAAGCTGCTGCGCGTGCTGGAGAACCGGGAGATCCGCCGCCTGGGCTCCAACACCTACCAGCCGGTCAACGTGCGGGTCATCGCGGCCACGCACCGCGACCTGCGCCAGGAGGTCCAGGCGGGCCGCTTCCGGGCGGACCTCTACTTCCGCCTCGCGGTGGTGGGCATCCCCATCCCGTCGCTGCGCGAGCGCACGGAGGACATCCCGCTCATCGTCGAGCGAATCCTCGCGGGGCTGGGCGCCACGCCCGAGCAGTTGGAGAAGCTCACCACGCCGGACTTCCTCGCGAGGCTCCAGCGCGCTGCCTGGCCTGGCAACGTGCGTGAGCTGCGCAACCACCTGGAGCGCTGCCTCGTCTTCCAGGACGCGCTGCCGCCGACGACACCCGATGGCGTGAATCCCCTGACTCCCGCCGTGCCCCGCGCGGTGGACCCGTCGCTGACGTACGCGGAGTCACGACGCCGGGCGCTGGAGAACTTCGAGCGCGACTACGTCGAAGCGCTCCTCAAGCTGCACGGAGGCAAGGTGTCCCAGGCCGCCGCCGCCGCGGACATGGACCGCGTCTACCTGTACCGGCTGCTGCGCCGGCACGGCCTCAAGAGCTGA